The DNA window GCGGAAAGCACATGACGAAGAAGATCAGCGCCACCAGGCCATAGACCTTGAACGGTTCGAAAGTGGCGTTGTTGATGGCGTTCGAGGTCCGCACCAGTTCCTCGAAGCCGATGATCGAGGTCAGTGCCGTCGACTTGATCAGCTGCACCAGGAAACCGACCGTCGGGGCGCGGGTGATCGAGAAGGCTTGCGGCAGGATGATCAGCCTGAGTTCCTGCAGATAGTGCAGGCCGAGGCTGGCGCCGGCGTCCCATTGGCCCAAGGGCAGCGCGTCCACCCCCGAACGCCAGATCTCGGCCAGATAGGCGCTGGCGAAGAAGGTGAGGCCGAGCACCGCCGCGGTCCATGGCTCGATGCGCAGGCCGAGCATCGGCAAGCCGAAGAACATCAGGAACAGTTGCATCAGGAGCGGCGTTCCCTGGAAAAGGGCGATGTAGCCGGAAGCGAGGCGCCGGCTCCATGTGTTCTTGGAGATCCTGAAGAACAGCACGACCATTCCGACCAGCGCGCCGCCAACGAAGGCGGCCAACGACAGCAGCACCGTCCAGCGTGCGGCCAGCAGAAGATTGCGCACGATGTCCCAGAAGGTGAACTCGATCATGACACGCCAGCCCCGAGAGCGCGGCGCCCGCCGGTGACCAGGAGCCGGCGCAAGGCCATGGACAAAGCGAGATAGACCAATGTCACGACGAAATAGGTCTCGAAGGACCGGAAGGTCCGAGCCTGCAGCATGTCGGCCTCGTAGGTCAGCTCGCGCACCGCGATCTGCGACACCACGGCCGACTCCAGCATCATGATGACGATCTGGCTGGTGAGTGCCGGATAGATCACCTTGAGTGCCTGCGGCAGCACGATCTTGATGAACACCTGACGGGGCCTGAGCCCCAGGGCCAGCGCTGCTTCCGTCTGCCCGAGCGGCACCGCATCAAGTCCGGCGCCGACGATCTCGATCGTGTAGGCCGCCATGTTGAGCGTCATCGCCAGCATGGCGGCCAGGATCGGGTCGAGCCGGATCCCGAGACTCGGCAGCCCGAAGAAAATGAAGAACAGCTGCACCAGGAACGGTGTGTTGCGCATCACCTCGACGTACCAGGCGATGGCCCGGCGAAGCAGCGCGGGGCCGTTTCGCCGTCCGGCGGCGCCCAGGATGCTGAGCAGCGTTCCCGCCAGCGTGGTCACGGCGATCAGCAGGATCGTCGTGGCCGCGCCGTGCGCGATGTCGCCCACGGCACCTGGAAGCCAGCCGAAGGCCATGGGAACTCAATCCTTGAGGTTGTCGGGATTGAGCGGCGTCTTCAGCCAGGCCTTCGAGCTTTCGTCCAGCTTGCCGTCGGCCAGCATCTTGGCGATGGCGTCGTTGACCGCCTTCTTCAACCCGTCCTCATTCTTGTTGAGACCGATATGCGAAGGCGAGGTCAGGAGCTGGAACTTCTGCTCCGGCTTCAGCGCATCCTGCTTGGCCAGCACCTGCGCGCCGACATCGTTGCCGACGACCATCAGCTGGGTCTGGCCCGAGATGAAGGCCTGGATCACCGAATTGTAGTTGTCGAAGCGCTTGATGTCGGCCGAGGCGGGCGCGGCCTCGGTGAGCGAAGTGTCCTCGAGCGTGCCGCGATTGACGGCGATCGACTTGCCGGCAAGGTCTTCCTTGCCCTTGACCGACATCGCCGCCGGACCGATCACCGCGATGTAATAGGGCGCGTAGGCGGCGGCGAAATCGATGACCTGCTCGCGCTCCTTCGAGTAGCCGACGCTCATCAGGATGTCGACGCGATGGTCGTTCAGATAGGGGATGCGGTTCTGGCCGGTGACGGCGACCGGATTGAGCTTCACCTTGAGCGTGTCGGCGATGTATTGAGCCACATCCATGTCATAGCCCTTGAGGCTCATATCGGCGCTGGCCGAGGAGAAGGGCGGGAAATCCGCGAAGACGCCGACATTGATGGTGCCGGCCTTGGTGATATCGGCCAGCGCGTCGGCATTGGCCGCCTGCGTAACAAAGCCAAGACCGGCCGCACCCAGCATCAGGGCGGCGGCGATGGATGATTTCAGTGTCGAGTGGATTGTCATTGTCATTCCCCTTCTGGAAGCTTTTTTGATTGTTGGGTCAGCCGCCGGCTCCAGCGCGGCGGCCGCCTTTTCGTGAAGTCCGTCAGGCCCCCTTGCCCGTGATGGCCGGGCTGAACACCATCAGGCTCAGTATCTCGAACAGCACCTGGGCGCCGGCATGCGCGGTGTTGGTGGTGGCGTCATATTGCGGCGCCACCTCGACGACGTCGCCGCCGACGATGTTGAGGCCTTTGAGGCCGCGCAGCAGCTCGAGCACCTCGCGCGTCGTCAGCCCACCGACTTCCGGCGTGCCGGTGCCGGGCGCGAAGGCCGGATCGACGCTATCGATGTCGAACGACACATAGGTCGGGCCGTCGCCGACGATCTTGCGCGCCTTTTCGATGATGGCGGGGATACCGAGCCCGGTCACCTCCTCGGCGTGCACCACGGTCATACCGGACTCGTAGGTGAACTCCCACAGATATTCGGCCGAGCCGCGGATGCCGATCTGGATGGTGCGCGTCGGATCAAGCACGCCGTCGAGCACCGCGTTGCGGAACGGGCCGCCGTGGTGGAACTTGGTCATGTCGAACAGGCCACTGGTGTCGCAATGGGCGTCGATATGGATCAGGCCGACCGGCGCCTTCTTGCCGACAGCCTTGAGGATCGGATGGCTGATCGAATGGTCGCCGCCGACCGACAGCGGAATGACGCCGGCACCGACGATCTGGTTGGTGCGGCGCTCGATATCCTCATGGCTGATCTCCAGCCGGTAGCGGCTGCGGAATGGCGTGTCGCCGATGTCGGCCACCCTCAGCTCATGCGTGGGGGCGCATTCCAGCACGTGGTTGTAGGGGCCGATGCGCTCGATGGCGCGCAGCGCCCTCGGCCCGAAGCGCGAGCCTGGCCGGTTGGTGACGCCGAGGTCCATCGGCACGCCGATCATGGCCACCTGCAGGTCGCCGAAATCCGGGTTCTCCGCGGCGATTT is part of the Mesorhizobium loti genome and encodes:
- a CDS encoding amino acid ABC transporter permease, encoding MIEFTFWDIVRNLLLAARWTVLLSLAAFVGGALVGMVVLFFRISKNTWSRRLASGYIALFQGTPLLMQLFLMFFGLPMLGLRIEPWTAAVLGLTFFASAYLAEIWRSGVDALPLGQWDAGASLGLHYLQELRLIILPQAFSITRAPTVGFLVQLIKSTALTSIIGFEELVRTSNAINNATFEPFKVYGLVALIFFVMCFPLTQYARSLEKRAAH
- the speB gene encoding agmatinase, encoding MGYDRGKLDALRRKYGESHGGEMFDPKFRKVADKIFSKSGTRLAPYSGIPTFLAAPYREIAAENPDFGDLQVAMIGVPMDLGVTNRPGSRFGPRALRAIERIGPYNHVLECAPTHELRVADIGDTPFRSRYRLEISHEDIERRTNQIVGAGVIPLSVGGDHSISHPILKAVGKKAPVGLIHIDAHCDTSGLFDMTKFHHGGPFRNAVLDGVLDPTRTIQIGIRGSAEYLWEFTYESGMTVVHAEEVTGLGIPAIIEKARKIVGDGPTYVSFDIDSVDPAFAPGTGTPEVGGLTTREVLELLRGLKGLNIVGGDVVEVAPQYDATTNTAHAGAQVLFEILSLMVFSPAITGKGA
- a CDS encoding transporter substrate-binding domain-containing protein, translated to MTIHSTLKSSIAAALMLGAAGLGFVTQAANADALADITKAGTINVGVFADFPPFSSASADMSLKGYDMDVAQYIADTLKVKLNPVAVTGQNRIPYLNDHRVDILMSVGYSKEREQVIDFAAAYAPYYIAVIGPAAMSVKGKEDLAGKSIAVNRGTLEDTSLTEAAPASADIKRFDNYNSVIQAFISGQTQLMVVGNDVGAQVLAKQDALKPEQKFQLLTSPSHIGLNKNEDGLKKAVNDAIAKMLADGKLDESSKAWLKTPLNPDNLKD
- a CDS encoding amino acid ABC transporter permease — translated: MAFGWLPGAVGDIAHGAATTILLIAVTTLAGTLLSILGAAGRRNGPALLRRAIAWYVEVMRNTPFLVQLFFIFFGLPSLGIRLDPILAAMLAMTLNMAAYTIEIVGAGLDAVPLGQTEAALALGLRPRQVFIKIVLPQALKVIYPALTSQIVIMMLESAVVSQIAVRELTYEADMLQARTFRSFETYFVVTLVYLALSMALRRLLVTGGRRALGAGVS